In the genome of Polaribacter sp. MED152, one region contains:
- the rlmF gene encoding 23S rRNA (adenine(1618)-N(6))-methyltransferase RlmF yields MKNKGLHPDNRFNKGYDFDVLVKQNPILEEFIITNKYNSITIDFSNPQAVKELNKALLFTYKNISVWDFPDENLCPPIPGRLDYIHHLSDLLGNEKNIKILDIGTGATCIYPLLGVAEYNWSFVATDIDLDALDTAQDNIDDNNFTDNIELRQQFKEEHILKDILEDDDSFSATMCNPPFYKSAEEAQGANKRKSRNLGNNAVRNFSGNNNELWYVGGEKAFLHTYLYESSLQPKKSKWFTSLVSKKENVESLKASSQKLGVTEFKTIPMQQGNKVTRIVCWRF; encoded by the coding sequence ATGAAAAATAAAGGCCTTCATCCAGACAATAGATTTAATAAAGGATATGATTTTGATGTTTTGGTAAAACAAAATCCAATTTTAGAAGAATTTATTATCACCAATAAATACAATTCAATAACTATCGACTTTTCAAATCCACAGGCTGTAAAAGAACTCAACAAAGCTTTGTTGTTTACTTACAAAAACATCTCTGTTTGGGATTTTCCAGATGAAAATTTATGTCCTCCAATACCAGGAAGATTGGATTATATTCATCATTTAAGTGATTTGTTGGGCAATGAAAAGAATATTAAGATTTTAGATATTGGTACTGGTGCAACCTGTATTTATCCTTTATTAGGAGTTGCAGAATACAACTGGAGTTTTGTTGCTACAGATATAGATTTAGATGCTTTAGATACTGCTCAAGATAATATTGATGATAATAATTTTACTGATAACATAGAATTACGTCAACAATTTAAAGAAGAGCATATTCTTAAAGATATTTTAGAAGATGATGATTCCTTTTCAGCAACCATGTGTAATCCTCCGTTCTACAAATCTGCAGAAGAAGCTCAAGGAGCTAACAAACGAAAAAGTAGAAATTTAGGAAATAACGCTGTTCGTAATTTTTCTGGTAATAATAACGAACTTTGGTATGTTGGAGGTGAAAAAGCATTTTTACATACCTATTTATATGAAAGTTCTTTGCAACCAAAAAAGAGCAAATGGTTTACAAGTTTGGTTTCTAAAAAAGAAAATGTAGAAAGTTTAAAAGCTTCCTCTCAAAAATTGGGAGTTACAGAATTTAAAACAATACCAATGCAACAAGGAAATAAGGTTACACGAATTGTTTGTTGGAGATTTTAA
- the bshC gene encoding bacillithiol biosynthesis cysteine-adding enzyme BshC, with protein sequence MKVTHIPFQETGFFSEIMHHYLEQNENLKPFYNNFPDLEGFRKQLVEKENSFPVENRKVLASALTEQYDMFQVSEETKSNIELLKEENTFTITTGHQLNLFTGPLYFLYKIFSTINLCEQLSEEFPDKNFVPIYWMATEDHDFEEINYFNFDGKKVAWNRKDGGAVGRFSTEGLKDVFDVFSEHLGNSKNAIYLKSLFTKGYLEHNNLADATRFIANEIFKAYGLVIVDGDDAQLKTLFAPFVKQEFQQESSFKAVSKSIHELEKNYKIQVNPREINLFYLGEGFRERIIFEDELFKVLNTEYSFTKEEILLEVERNPLAFSPNVIMRPLYQEVILPNLCYIGGGGELAYWLELKGYFNEVHIPFPILLLRNSVQVISEKQAGKLEKLNISKKEIFLNQFDLISAKVVANTDIETDFSDKIEYLKNQFKDLKEVAKKTDVTFLNAVNAQERKQVKGLENLEKRLLRAEKRRQKDLVDRITLLQNEILPNESLEERQRNFSNYYLEFGSRFLTILKEELNPLHLEFTILEI encoded by the coding sequence ATGAAAGTAACACACATTCCTTTTCAAGAAACCGGCTTTTTTTCAGAAATAATGCATCATTATTTAGAGCAAAATGAAAATCTTAAACCATTTTATAATAATTTTCCTGATTTAGAAGGATTTAGGAAACAATTAGTAGAAAAAGAAAACTCATTTCCAGTAGAAAACAGAAAGGTTTTAGCTTCAGCATTAACTGAACAATATGATATGTTTCAGGTTTCTGAAGAAACGAAATCGAATATAGAATTACTGAAAGAGGAGAACACTTTTACAATAACCACAGGTCATCAATTAAACCTATTTACAGGGCCTTTATATTTCTTATATAAAATATTTTCTACCATAAACTTATGTGAACAGCTGTCTGAAGAATTTCCTGATAAAAATTTTGTTCCTATTTATTGGATGGCTACAGAAGACCATGATTTTGAAGAAATTAATTATTTTAATTTTGATGGTAAAAAAGTAGCTTGGAATAGAAAAGATGGTGGAGCAGTAGGCAGGTTTTCTACTGAAGGTTTAAAAGACGTTTTTGATGTTTTTTCTGAGCATTTAGGTAATTCTAAAAATGCCATTTATTTAAAAAGTTTATTTACGAAAGGATATTTAGAACATAATAATTTAGCTGATGCCACTCGTTTTATAGCTAATGAAATCTTTAAAGCTTATGGTTTGGTTATTGTTGATGGAGATGATGCACAACTAAAAACCTTATTTGCACCATTTGTAAAGCAAGAGTTTCAACAAGAATCATCATTTAAAGCCGTTTCTAAATCAATTCATGAATTAGAAAAAAACTATAAAATTCAGGTTAATCCTAGAGAAATAAATCTGTTTTATTTAGGGGAAGGTTTTAGGGAGCGCATTATATTTGAAGATGAACTTTTTAAGGTACTTAACACAGAATACTCTTTTACAAAAGAGGAAATTTTGTTGGAGGTAGAGAGAAATCCTTTAGCATTTTCTCCTAACGTAATTATGAGACCTTTATATCAAGAAGTAATTTTACCCAATCTATGTTATATTGGTGGAGGAGGAGAATTGGCTTATTGGCTAGAGTTAAAAGGGTATTTTAATGAAGTACATATACCTTTTCCAATTTTATTATTAAGAAATTCTGTGCAGGTTATTTCGGAAAAACAAGCAGGTAAATTAGAAAAATTGAATATTTCTAAAAAGGAAATTTTCTTAAATCAGTTTGATTTAATTTCAGCAAAAGTAGTAGCAAATACTGATATTGAAACTGATTTCTCTGATAAAATTGAATACTTAAAAAATCAATTTAAAGATTTAAAAGAAGTTGCCAAAAAAACGGATGTTACTTTTTTAAATGCCGTAAATGCTCAGGAAAGAAAGCAAGTTAAAGGTTTAGAAAACCTTGAGAAACGTTTACTCAGAGCAGAAAAACGCAGACAGAAAGATTTGGTAGATAGAATTACGCTATTGCAAAATGAGATATTACCAAACGAATCTTTAGAAGAGCGTCAACGAAATTTTTCGAACTATTATTTAGAATTTGGGTCTAGATTTTTAACCATTTTAAAAGAGGAATTAAACCCTTTGCATTTAGAATTTACAATCTTAGAAATTTAA